The proteins below are encoded in one region of Scyliorhinus torazame isolate Kashiwa2021f chromosome 16, sScyTor2.1, whole genome shotgun sequence:
- the ppcs gene encoding phosphopantothenate--cysteine ligase, whose amino-acid sequence MAAAPETQSEPEWSGFFSNCVPPPNAESSAQAMAEFAVRHAAQGRRVVLVTSGGTKVPLESRTVRFLDNFSSGWRGAVSAEYFLGLGYAVVFLHRQRSLYPFSRRYSGLNLLDALKAVLDAGTTCWRVEADQAVLPDILPVLQRYVAVREAGLLLPVEFSTLSDYLYLLRAAAQALNPIGPKAMFYLAAAVSDFFIPASEMPEHKIQSGVSPLQLTMQMVPKMLTPLVKDWAPQAFVTSFKLETDPSQLVARARKALETYRHQVVVANVLETRRVFVVIVTADSQTDLALSENEVKQHHEIEEKIVTHLSECHTIFIEKSNNPA is encoded by the exons ATGGCGGCGGCGCCAGAGACGCAGAGTGAGCCGGAGTGGAGCGGCTTTTTCTCGAACTGCGTGCCGCCGCCCAATGCGGAGAGCTCGGCCCAGGCGATGGCCGAGTTCGCGGTGAGGCACGCCGCCCAAGGTCGCAGGGTGGTGCTGGTTACCTCGGGCGGCACCAAGGTGCCACTGGAGTCGCGGACCGTCCGCTTCTTGGACAATTTCAGCAGCGGCTGGCGCGGCGCCGTGTCGGCCGAGTACTTCCTCGGCCTGGGCTACGCCGTGGTTTTCCTGCACCGCCAGCGCTCCCTCTATCCCTTCTCCCGGCGCTACTCCGGCCTCAACCTGCTGGACGCGCTGAAGGCCGTGCTGGATGCCGGAACCACCTGCTGGCGGGTGGAAGCCGACCAGGCAGTGCTGCCCGACATCCTGCCGGTGCTGCAGCGCTATGTGGCCGTGAGAGAGGCTGGACTGCTCCTACCAGTCGAATTCAGCACCTTATCCGATTACCTGTATCTGCTGAGGGCGGCGGCTCAGGCCCTCAACCCCATCG GACCAAAAGCCATGTTTTACCTTGCAGCAGCCGTGTCAGATTTTTTCATTCCTGCCTCTGAGATGCCAGAGCACAAAATCCAGTCAGGTGTTAGCCCTCTGCAG ctaACTATGCAAATGGTTCCCAAGATGCTTACCCCTCTCGTGAAGGACTGGGCTCCTCAGGCATTTGTCACATCTTTCAAGTTGGAGACTGACCCTTCACAGCTGGTTGCACGAGCACGTAAAGCTTTAGAAACTTACAGACATCAGGTCGTGGTTGCCAACGTCCTTGAAACACGGAGGGTGTTTGTTGTCATAGTAACTGCCGATTCTCAAACTGACCTGGCACTTTCAGAAAATGAAGTGAAGCAACACCATGAAATTGAAGAGAAGATCGTGACACACTTGAGTGAATGCCACACTATTTTTATAgagaaaagcaacaatcctgcaTAA
- the utp3 gene encoding something about silencing protein 10 isoform X1, with translation MVKGWSRLGVKYPRVSNFSEGQSGWGSGRRKPKQQRQVDNDSDDPQTYSRYPVPNINSSEYFNDDVDEFHEKKLQKLLTDGVMLDDASEDSEDEEEVMPLDVPDSDEEDEDEEDVDMDSDLEGKSEAGLPNELAWGQKKAAYYNTDYVDELPRGKRQEEALADAEEEEQEALNIQKRLAENLTEDDFGLDLIQAFAQEQEAEREPEKDLKIKKDLKKMSHKEKMKLLKKESPELLELIQDFKAKLAELRDELHPLMGMVQSEMIPAGKGANYVQTKYHLYLNYCTNISFYLVLKAKRIPVHNHPVIERLLTYRNLINDLVGVDEKLSPEIQQLLNQVSQEHGSNPEKDQPVSEVKKAPIQLSKQAKAGQRAEKEVTDPEVSGDSESDVDEEAAFQYYKKMEERLMQKRKRTQLDSNEDSSVVMEVLGPDGKRKITYQIAKNKGLTPKRKKIDRNPRVKHREKFRRAKIRRKGQVREVRREEHRYGGELSGIRAGVKKSTKLR, from the exons GGGGTCCGGTAGAAGAAAGCCCAAGCAACAGCGGCAGGTGGATAATGACAGTGATGACCCCCAGACGTACAGCAGATATCCAGTTCCTAATATT AACTCTTCGGAATATTTTAATGATGATGTGGATGAATTTCATGAGAAGAAGCTCCAG AAGCTGCTGACTGATGGAGTCATGCTGGACGATGCGAGTGAAGACTCCGAGGATGAG GAAGAGGTGATGCCCTTGGACGTTCCTGATTCTGATGAGGAAGATGAAGACGAGGAAGATGTTGACATGGATAGTGACCTTGAGGGTAAATCGGAGGCTG GCCTCCCTAATGAGTTGGCCTGGGGCCAGAAGAAAGCGGCATATTACAATACAGACTATGTCGATGAGCTTCCGC GTGGTAAGCGTCAGGAGGAGGCACTGGCAGACGCTGAGGAGGAGGAACAAGAAGCTTTGAACATTCAGAAACGTTTGGCTGAGAATCTGACGGAGGATGACTTTGGCCTGGACCTTATTCAG GCGTTTGCCCAGGAGCAGGAAGCTGAGAGAGAACCAGAAAAGGATCTGAAAATCAAAAAGGATTTGAAGAAAATGTCCCATAAAGAGAAGATGAAACTCCTGAAGAAAGAGTCACCAGAGCTTCTGGAACTCATTCAGGACTTCAAAGCAAAG CTTGCAGAATTGAGGGATGAGCTGCATCCGCTGATGGGAATGGTGCAGAGTGAGATGATACCTGCAGGGAAG GGTGCCAACTATGTGCAGACCAAGTACCACCTGTACCTGAA CTACTGCACAAACATCAGTTTTTACCTGGTACTGAAGGCAAAGCGGATCCCAGTTCACAATCACCCAGTAATTGAGAGACTGCTCACCTACAGAAAT ctgaTCAATGACTTGGTTGGAGTGGACGAGAAGCTGTCACCTGAAATCCAACAGCTTTTGAACCAGGTTAGTCAAGAGCATGGATCAAATCCGGAAAAAGATCAACCTGTCTCCGAGGTGAAGAAAGCCCCAATTCAATTGAGCAAACAAGCTAAAGCTGGACAAAGAGCAGAAAAAGAG GTCACTGATCCGGAAGTCTCTGGGGATTCCGAGTCTGATGTTGATGAAGAAGCAGCATTTCAATATTATAAGAAAATGGAGGAGAGGCTGATGCAGAAGAGAAAGCGAACTCAACTGGACAG CAATGAGGACAGCAGTGTGGTAATGGAAGTGCTTGGTCCAGATGGAAAAAGAAAGATCACTTACCAG ATTGCCAAGAACAAAGGTCTCACACCCAAGAGGAAGAAGATTGATCGTAATCCTCGAGTCAAGCACCGAGAGAAATTCAGACGTGCTAAGATACGAAGGAAGGGCCAG GTACGCGAGGTCCGTAGAGAGGAACATCGATATGGTGGTGAGCTGTCCGGTATCCGTGCTGGAGTTAAGAAGAGCACCAAGCTTCGGTGA
- the utp3 gene encoding something about silencing protein 10 isoform X2, with protein MFQAVGPKGSGRRKPKQQRQVDNDSDDPQTYSRYPVPNINSSEYFNDDVDEFHEKKLQKLLTDGVMLDDASEDSEDEEEVMPLDVPDSDEEDEDEEDVDMDSDLEGKSEAGLPNELAWGQKKAAYYNTDYVDELPRGKRQEEALADAEEEEQEALNIQKRLAENLTEDDFGLDLIQAFAQEQEAEREPEKDLKIKKDLKKMSHKEKMKLLKKESPELLELIQDFKAKLAELRDELHPLMGMVQSEMIPAGKGANYVQTKYHLYLNYCTNISFYLVLKAKRIPVHNHPVIERLLTYRNLINDLVGVDEKLSPEIQQLLNQVSQEHGSNPEKDQPVSEVKKAPIQLSKQAKAGQRAEKEVTDPEVSGDSESDVDEEAAFQYYKKMEERLMQKRKRTQLDSNEDSSVVMEVLGPDGKRKITYQIAKNKGLTPKRKKIDRNPRVKHREKFRRAKIRRKGQVREVRREEHRYGGELSGIRAGVKKSTKLR; from the exons GGGGTCCGGTAGAAGAAAGCCCAAGCAACAGCGGCAGGTGGATAATGACAGTGATGACCCCCAGACGTACAGCAGATATCCAGTTCCTAATATT AACTCTTCGGAATATTTTAATGATGATGTGGATGAATTTCATGAGAAGAAGCTCCAG AAGCTGCTGACTGATGGAGTCATGCTGGACGATGCGAGTGAAGACTCCGAGGATGAG GAAGAGGTGATGCCCTTGGACGTTCCTGATTCTGATGAGGAAGATGAAGACGAGGAAGATGTTGACATGGATAGTGACCTTGAGGGTAAATCGGAGGCTG GCCTCCCTAATGAGTTGGCCTGGGGCCAGAAGAAAGCGGCATATTACAATACAGACTATGTCGATGAGCTTCCGC GTGGTAAGCGTCAGGAGGAGGCACTGGCAGACGCTGAGGAGGAGGAACAAGAAGCTTTGAACATTCAGAAACGTTTGGCTGAGAATCTGACGGAGGATGACTTTGGCCTGGACCTTATTCAG GCGTTTGCCCAGGAGCAGGAAGCTGAGAGAGAACCAGAAAAGGATCTGAAAATCAAAAAGGATTTGAAGAAAATGTCCCATAAAGAGAAGATGAAACTCCTGAAGAAAGAGTCACCAGAGCTTCTGGAACTCATTCAGGACTTCAAAGCAAAG CTTGCAGAATTGAGGGATGAGCTGCATCCGCTGATGGGAATGGTGCAGAGTGAGATGATACCTGCAGGGAAG GGTGCCAACTATGTGCAGACCAAGTACCACCTGTACCTGAA CTACTGCACAAACATCAGTTTTTACCTGGTACTGAAGGCAAAGCGGATCCCAGTTCACAATCACCCAGTAATTGAGAGACTGCTCACCTACAGAAAT ctgaTCAATGACTTGGTTGGAGTGGACGAGAAGCTGTCACCTGAAATCCAACAGCTTTTGAACCAGGTTAGTCAAGAGCATGGATCAAATCCGGAAAAAGATCAACCTGTCTCCGAGGTGAAGAAAGCCCCAATTCAATTGAGCAAACAAGCTAAAGCTGGACAAAGAGCAGAAAAAGAG GTCACTGATCCGGAAGTCTCTGGGGATTCCGAGTCTGATGTTGATGAAGAAGCAGCATTTCAATATTATAAGAAAATGGAGGAGAGGCTGATGCAGAAGAGAAAGCGAACTCAACTGGACAG CAATGAGGACAGCAGTGTGGTAATGGAAGTGCTTGGTCCAGATGGAAAAAGAAAGATCACTTACCAG ATTGCCAAGAACAAAGGTCTCACACCCAAGAGGAAGAAGATTGATCGTAATCCTCGAGTCAAGCACCGAGAGAAATTCAGACGTGCTAAGATACGAAGGAAGGGCCAG GTACGCGAGGTCCGTAGAGAGGAACATCGATATGGTGGTGAGCTGTCCGGTATCCGTGCTGGAGTTAAGAAGAGCACCAAGCTTCGGTGA
- the utp3 gene encoding something about silencing protein 10 isoform X3, with translation MRGQRGSGRRKPKQQRQVDNDSDDPQTYSRYPVPNINSSEYFNDDVDEFHEKKLQKLLTDGVMLDDASEDSEDEEEVMPLDVPDSDEEDEDEEDVDMDSDLEGKSEAGLPNELAWGQKKAAYYNTDYVDELPRGKRQEEALADAEEEEQEALNIQKRLAENLTEDDFGLDLIQAFAQEQEAEREPEKDLKIKKDLKKMSHKEKMKLLKKESPELLELIQDFKAKLAELRDELHPLMGMVQSEMIPAGKGANYVQTKYHLYLNYCTNISFYLVLKAKRIPVHNHPVIERLLTYRNLINDLVGVDEKLSPEIQQLLNQVSQEHGSNPEKDQPVSEVKKAPIQLSKQAKAGQRAEKEVTDPEVSGDSESDVDEEAAFQYYKKMEERLMQKRKRTQLDSNEDSSVVMEVLGPDGKRKITYQIAKNKGLTPKRKKIDRNPRVKHREKFRRAKIRRKGQVREVRREEHRYGGELSGIRAGVKKSTKLR, from the exons GGGGTCCGGTAGAAGAAAGCCCAAGCAACAGCGGCAGGTGGATAATGACAGTGATGACCCCCAGACGTACAGCAGATATCCAGTTCCTAATATT AACTCTTCGGAATATTTTAATGATGATGTGGATGAATTTCATGAGAAGAAGCTCCAG AAGCTGCTGACTGATGGAGTCATGCTGGACGATGCGAGTGAAGACTCCGAGGATGAG GAAGAGGTGATGCCCTTGGACGTTCCTGATTCTGATGAGGAAGATGAAGACGAGGAAGATGTTGACATGGATAGTGACCTTGAGGGTAAATCGGAGGCTG GCCTCCCTAATGAGTTGGCCTGGGGCCAGAAGAAAGCGGCATATTACAATACAGACTATGTCGATGAGCTTCCGC GTGGTAAGCGTCAGGAGGAGGCACTGGCAGACGCTGAGGAGGAGGAACAAGAAGCTTTGAACATTCAGAAACGTTTGGCTGAGAATCTGACGGAGGATGACTTTGGCCTGGACCTTATTCAG GCGTTTGCCCAGGAGCAGGAAGCTGAGAGAGAACCAGAAAAGGATCTGAAAATCAAAAAGGATTTGAAGAAAATGTCCCATAAAGAGAAGATGAAACTCCTGAAGAAAGAGTCACCAGAGCTTCTGGAACTCATTCAGGACTTCAAAGCAAAG CTTGCAGAATTGAGGGATGAGCTGCATCCGCTGATGGGAATGGTGCAGAGTGAGATGATACCTGCAGGGAAG GGTGCCAACTATGTGCAGACCAAGTACCACCTGTACCTGAA CTACTGCACAAACATCAGTTTTTACCTGGTACTGAAGGCAAAGCGGATCCCAGTTCACAATCACCCAGTAATTGAGAGACTGCTCACCTACAGAAAT ctgaTCAATGACTTGGTTGGAGTGGACGAGAAGCTGTCACCTGAAATCCAACAGCTTTTGAACCAGGTTAGTCAAGAGCATGGATCAAATCCGGAAAAAGATCAACCTGTCTCCGAGGTGAAGAAAGCCCCAATTCAATTGAGCAAACAAGCTAAAGCTGGACAAAGAGCAGAAAAAGAG GTCACTGATCCGGAAGTCTCTGGGGATTCCGAGTCTGATGTTGATGAAGAAGCAGCATTTCAATATTATAAGAAAATGGAGGAGAGGCTGATGCAGAAGAGAAAGCGAACTCAACTGGACAG CAATGAGGACAGCAGTGTGGTAATGGAAGTGCTTGGTCCAGATGGAAAAAGAAAGATCACTTACCAG ATTGCCAAGAACAAAGGTCTCACACCCAAGAGGAAGAAGATTGATCGTAATCCTCGAGTCAAGCACCGAGAGAAATTCAGACGTGCTAAGATACGAAGGAAGGGCCAG GTACGCGAGGTCCGTAGAGAGGAACATCGATATGGTGGTGAGCTGTCCGGTATCCGTGCTGGAGTTAAGAAGAGCACCAAGCTTCGGTGA